In Sphaeramia orbicularis chromosome 10, fSphaOr1.1, whole genome shotgun sequence, the following proteins share a genomic window:
- the LOC115426866 gene encoding neuronal acetylcholine receptor subunit beta-2-like, whose translation MAVPVKAALALLVLTVATALCAEVEERLVSHLLSPERYNKLIRPAVNNSQQVTIYIQVSLAQLINVNEREQIMTTNCWLTQVWNDYRLMWDPEEYEGIKKIRLPSQHIWLPDIVLYNNADGTYEVSFYSNAVVSNNGEVAWLPPAIYKSACKIEVRDFPFDQQNCTLKFRSWTYDHTEIDLILLSDFASRDDFKPSGEWDIVSLPGRKNEDPNDIRYLDITYDFIIRRKPLFYTINLIIPCILITSLAILVFYLPSDCGEKMTLCISVLLALTVFLLLISKIVPPTSLAVPLIGKYLMFTMVLVTFSIVTSVCVLNVHHRSPSTHTMPPWVKRVFLYRLPSYLFMRRPGSSNIRERFRKKHQQRSYSDQKRGVDGGPGSPPGMADSSSSFYVNEDSAKRYGWKISDLSENTEFRKRMTLKCNIDVEDAVDGVRYIAEKMKSEDDDEGIIEDWKYVAMVIDRLFLWIFVLVCVIGTVGLFMQPLFQSYNTPIIEDMDHN comes from the exons CTGCCTTGTGTGCGGAGGTGGAGGAGAGGCTGGTGAGTCACCTGTTGTCACCGGAGCGCTACAACAAGCTGATCAGACCAGCTGTCAACAACAGTCAGCAGGTCACCATTTACATACAGGTGTCTCTTGCCCAGCTGATCAATGTG AATGAGAGGGAGCAGATAATGACCACCAACTGTTGGCTGACTCAG GTATGGAATGATTACAGATTAATGTGGGACCCTGAAGAATATGAGGGAATCAAGAAAATCCGCCTCCCGTCACAACACATTTGGCTGCCAGACATCGTCCTCTACAACAA TGCTGATGGGACCTATGAAGTGTCCTTCTACTCTAATGCTGTGGTCTCTAATAATGGTGAAGTGGCCTGGCTTCCACCAGCTATCTACAAATCTGCCTGCAAAATTGAAGTGCGTGATTTCCCCTTTGACCAGCAGAACTGCACCCTCAAATTCCGCTCCTGGACCTACGACCACACTGAGATCGACCTCATCCTGCTCAGTGATTTTGCCAGTCGGGATGACTTCAAACCGAGCGGTGAGTGGGATATTGTTTCACTGCCCGGACGAAAAAACGAAGACCCCAATGACATCAGGTATCTGGATATCACCTATGACTTTATTATCAGGAGAAAACCTCTGTTCTACACCATCAATCTGATCATCCCATGCATCCTGATCACTTCCCTGGCTATTCTGGTCTTCTACCTCCCGTCAGACTGTGGTGAGAAGATGACCCTCTGCATCTCTGTGCTTCTGGCCCTCACTGTGTTTTTACTTCTAATCTCAAAGATTGTGCCACCTACATCTCTAGCAGTGCCTCTGATTGGGAAGTATCTGATGTTTACTATGGTACTCGTCACGTTCTCCATCGTCACCAGCGTTTGTGTGCTTAATGTGCACCATCGATCCCCCAGTACCCACACCATGCCTCCTTGGGTTAAACGTGTCTTCCTGTACCGACTCCCTTCCTACCTCTTCATGCGGAGACCCGGCAGCTCCAACATACGCGAGAGGTTCCGGAAAAAACACCAGCAGAGATCGTACTCTGACCAGAAGCGTGGCGTGGATGGGGGGCCTGGTAGTCCTCCAGGAATGGCAGATTCATCCTCCTCCTTCTACGTGAATGAGGACTCAGCAAAACGCTACGGCTGGAAGATCAGCGACTTGTCAGAAAACACAGAGTTCAGGAAGAGGATGACGCTCAAGTGTAATATTGATGTGGAGGATGCTGTGGATGGAGTACGCTACATTGCTGAAAAGATGAAgagtgaggatgatgatgagggg ATAATTGAAGATTGGAAATACGTTGCCATGGTGATCGACCGTCTCTTCCTTTGGATCTTCGTTCTGGTGTGCGTTATCGGGACGGTTGGCCTCTTCATGCAGCCGCTGTTTCAGAGTTACAACACCCCCATTATCGAGGACATGGACCATAACTGA